The Arachis hypogaea cultivar Tifrunner chromosome 14, arahy.Tifrunner.gnm2.J5K5, whole genome shotgun sequence DNA window ATTATTCACTTTTGCTATCTCTGGTGCATATTCTTttcatctgtttttttttttcttaattattataagCAGTATTAGGGAACTTTGTGTCAGCTCTCAACAAGTTCATTGCTGATCGGTATTCATCAAGTTATTCAGTTTCTGAGTATCACGTCTATGAGTTTTGCAAGGTATCATTTGTTGCCTGCTCTGGCAATTCTGTACACATTCATTTCAAGTACTTAAACCCTGGAATTATTTATAGTTTTAAATTAACATCAATTGAGTACAATTTGTATGTTCTTCCATATGCTCTTTTTTTGTTCCCTATATTCACCCGCGTTGtttcttttaaatataaaatatgatgTTGCACTGAAATTATAATGTAGCATTGTTTCTTTTCAACACTAGTATTGCGTGAATTCCTACCTCCTGATATCAGGATTATTTGCGGGTACTTCATTTTGCTTTGGCGTTAATCTTCCAATGCGTAGTGTCATGTAACCCACCATTGTATGCTTGGGTTTCTTATAATTTGGGGTGATCTGATCTCTCTCTTTCAGTTCCTTGTCGTATCAATTTGCCAACAGCCAATTTTCCCAACATATATTGGGTAGGGAATTCTTCTTTGCACGAGAGGGATCATTATTTTGATTGTACCCTTCAGTGCTATTAAAATAAGAAGTCACTGATGAAACTGTGTCTTCTTCTATGGCATTTAATCCATATGTTACCATGAACTTGTGCATTTTCCTGACTTCCTACGTGGACTCTGATGCACTCTTCATTTTTGTTTCAGATATGGAACTGTTCACGTGACGAAGGTATTATGCTATGAACAGTTTTTGCTACTCCATTTCTTATGAAAACTTGTGGATAAGAACATTTTTTCCTTCCCATAAATTTTTGCCAAGGTTCATGTATCATCTCTTGAGATCAGATCCCGTGTAAATCCGATTCTTAAGTGACTCATTCTGTTAGTTTTGGTTTCTAGATTGGCAATTTTTTGTTGAAGCAAGCCTAAATTCTGAGGCTTATCATACATTGCAGTCCTGATATGGctagtgaaatttttttatgcTTCATGATGACTAATGCAGTTGTTTTCTGCAGCTGATATGCGTGTGCATGAGTTTTTTAAGACACCATATTTCAAGACAGGGATCCACCCTCTCCCAGGTGCTCAGAAGGCTATTCAGAAGTTATCAAGATTCTGTAGCCTATCAGTTGTAACGTATGTTTTTGGCATTGGACATTGTTCAAGCTGTCAAGGACTCTTGTCAGTATCAACTAACTTGTGCTTTTATTCTTTCTTGATGTTTAGATCACGACAGAATGTGATTAAGGATCACACAATTCAGTGGATTGAGAAAAATTTTCCTGGATTGTTTCATGAGATTCACTTTGGTAACCACTTCGCTCTTGATGGAGTTTCAAGACCAAAGTCAGAGATTTGTAGGTATACCCTTTAAtcccttcactttttcttacccCAAGGTTTGGATCTTTCCTTTAGCTGAAGCTGGAGATATCCAAGAGATTAAACAGGAAAATATCCGAATTCTCTTCTTCCCGTCTCAAGACGGAAGTGTTTATGATGTCCTACTTCGTAATTTCCTGTTGTACTGCCATTGACAGATCTCTAAATGCTAAAGTTCTTATTGATGATAACCCAAGATATGCCCTAGAATGTGCCGAAGCTGGAATTAGAGTTTTACTTTTTGATTATGAAAATTCATATCCTTGGGCCAAGAATGAGTCTGTTGATCAACACCCCTTGGTGACCAAGGTCAAGAACTGGGGAGAAGTGGAACAACAATTGCTGTCATTGATATCTTCATAATAACATAAAATTCCTAAAGCAAGGACTTGTGGAGACCAATTCTGTGTGAAGTGCTGGACTAATTCTtgcctgatatatatatatatatatatatatatatatatatatatatatatatatatatatatatatatatatagcagccTAAAATATACCCCAACTAGAGGGTTATGGCCATAGCATAGGTTGAGGTTGAATAACTATTAAGTGATGAGATTGTATTCTTTTTCCCATTTTGAACAATGAAGAGTGAAACAGGTAGTTGTTCATTATAGTGGAAATTCTCATTACCTTACGATATGGATAACTAGGGAAGCCTTGAATGCAGAAGTGAACTTTCAAGTATAGGGTACTACTATAATTAAGGTTCCATGTTGACCATAAAATTGTAAGAGATCTAATGTTGGATAATGGTGATAAATGGAATAATACGCATTTGTCTTCATTAAAATCTTGGCTCTCTTCTACGTATGCCATATTATCTTTTTGGGATACAACCAACCATGTTCCTTTTGAAGTGGGTATTGCAGCATTGTGGTATGTTCACGTGGCTGACTCCATGCATGACTTGTTCTTTTGTACAAGTTCATTTACTTACGGAAATTATTTTAGTTCTGACCAAATACATACTATACCTTAATCCGTGTAATGACTTTAAAATCCGTAACAAGAATGCATAAGCTATAAATGTTCAATTAATTTTGCTGCTGTTAAAATGAGAATCTGCTTGTacaatgcttttattttcttccagTTAGGCTCAGAAGCTGGTTTACATAGTTCATTTCTGACATTTGTTTTATACAATGGCAGTGCTAATAGTTGTTATGCCAGAAATGCAGTGATTATTATAGTTGAAGTTATTTACATCATAAATTGAACAGTATATGATGAGTCCTTTTATATAAAAAGAGTGACATTTTAGTAATAAGTTTTAGAAATAATCATATATGGGGAGGGGAGGAGGGGGAGGGGGTCCATCAAACACCTACTCCAGATATTACTCGTTCTTCTCAATCAAGTTGATGCCGTAAGCCTCTATAGTATCCAGCGCTGTAAAGGTCACAAACAAGCATTATAAGTGTTAACATTTGCAATGTATGGCGTTcgaatttttatttctatttttattcttttttccaTCTTACCTGATGCAAAATCCTTCTCAAAagagaataatgaaaaagaagtgaatacaagaaaaaatttatttagtcCATTAAAAAGGATTGCCTAATTGATTGTTGCAATTGGTGGCTGGTTTTGCTGATAActatggtggtggttgaagttGTCCTTACGTGCAACATTTATATGTATGCCagaggaaaataaaaaagaaaaagaaaaaaaataatcatcCGATCACCTGGAATGTATACTTCAGGTTCCAAAGGCCTTAAGACACCTCTAGTCTGAATTTTCTTTGTCAGTAGAAGCTGCAAAAACCATATATAATTAACTCACCAACAACGTTTATTTTAGTAACATGAAAGACCAAGAATGATGCGGAGAGTACCAGCGCTCCAATTGCTACCGGAATACCAACAGTAAGGGCCATGGCACTTGTTGTTTTGCCATTGACAGTCTTACCAAATTCAAGCAAAGTTGCTCTGTGTTTCTTGGTAATTTGACTCTCCGGGTATTCTACCTCCACTTCATGGTATAAAAGCACCATATCCTGATTACAAATCAGATATTAATGTCTATGGTTATTTGCCGATGCATTTATTCATGTTGGTAAACAACACTTGGTTCTTCTTAATGGCAGATGAACTTGGGAGACTCAAATGCCGGAAATACGAACTAACAGAAGTATACCTTCTCTGTACCGGCATAGGATAACCTCTCTTCCATGCGGAAACATGCAACGTCAAATGCACTTTGGCAGGAAGTTGGGATTTCTTCTTGCTCAAGAAGTCCTAAGGATCTATATACAAAAAGATAGGTGAAAATGAAAATCTTTCAAATGAAAAGATAAATAGAGGTATAGAAAACTTACATGAGTGTTTTTGCTGTATTCATTGCAGTACTTTGTTCTTTGCAATGTCCTAGTGTTAATATCCTTTCCATAATTTCCTTCTCTCCTATCATTGGTTCTTCTGGATCTTCACTTGCAACATCTAGAAGTTTGAGCAAGAATTTTCTGAAAGTCGGTCTCTTTTCATTCTTCAACAAGGGATGAGTTTCATTGTTAAAGAAACCAATCCTAGAGAGTGTTCCCATGATCTGGCTGAAACCTGTACCTCAAGCTACCATAAATAAGTTCCAGAAAGACGAGCGAACAATTTACATGCTTAAAACACACTGAAAGCAGATTGGTTAATTTCATTTTGGAGACAGGACTGGTTCACCAAAAACTTACTAATGCAGTTTAAACACATTTTTTATTGAAACATCGAACATATATAAACCATGCCTTCATAGCGGAGGGTTCCACGGAAAATGGTGGATGCTTCAGATCCTATGCCATATAAATCCCCATAAAGTAGAGAGTTACGATTTGGGAGACATTCCAAAGCAAAAGCAGGAAAGTCAGCTATCCTTATTCTTGTAGCTGAATCATAAATACTGTCCCCTGTTCCAAAACAAAGCAGATGAAATCTTTATAAGCTAGGCTTCTCTAGGGATAATTCCAAGCATGTTGTTATTTGCCATGCATGAATACAGATTACAAAATCATTTGaagacaaaagaaaaatgaagataGAAAATACATCCTGTTTGTTGCTTTCTTGAAATTTTAACCCAACTTACTAAAATCTTACCATCAATGTGTATAGTTTCACCACAGTATTTGTAGGTTGCAGGATTTCTCCCAGCTCGGATAGCCCCTACAGGACTCCAGCTGACATAATTGATAATCAGTGAGTTCTTATGGCAACAATCATAAAATATTTCAACTACATTAAGAAGAGCAAGTTGTACTGCCGAGTTGAAAGCAAATACAAAAGTAGGTAGATTTAGAAGAACTTTTCTTTTTGGAAACATAGACTAACAGATACATGCCTCCTCTTGATCAAATCTAATTGAATCCATAATTGGTCATGTAAGTATTTACTCAAAAAGAGAGAATTCCCCAATTGTTAAACATTTTGCCACAACAACCATGTTATGAAGCTATTGATTAATAAGCCGTCTTTCTCAAGTCATTAATGCAGCAAACTAACATGTTCTTTTGACTAATTGTTTATCAAACCAGCCAGCTCTGAAAATACCAAAAATGTAGTTTTTATTTCTAAACCATGATGGTAAAAGACATTAAAAAAAAGTACCTAAATTTATATGCTAATGGATTGTTAGCAGCATCAGGAGATGGAAGTCCACCACAGTGAGAAATGAAAGACTTAATTTTCCCCTTCCGCATATGTGCTTCATTGATCATTTTCATTGCCATCATGTGATCTGGATCACCAGCCATATAATAAGAAATTCTGCGTATAGCTAGAGATATTTTCAAGCATCTAGAATTTTCAGTAACTTGTTTCGGCCAATGAGTTAAGACAAAAACAAGTGAACAATTAGTTGTGAAGGGATGATTTTTTATGACATATGCAATCTAGACGAAGCATTTATAATGACTTCTCTTGCAATCTTCTCAGGAAATAAGCTTATACAATAACTAAATTGGTGCAATGCCATGATCATAAATTCAAGGAATATTTCTCTCACAagtgaaaacaaaaatttaaacagtTATTTATACCATGTATATCAACATAAAAGCACTAGTTTACAACTTCAATTATCAGAACAGATCTAACCTATTCCTGGATCCAATCCCATCTCCCCCAGGATAGTAATACCAGCATCTTTAGCCTTATCATTTAGCATTGACATTGAGCTATCAACATAGCTAGCAGTGACAAGATGCTTCTTCAGCTGCATCAAAAGACACATTAATTTACTCAGGTGGAAGCCTAGAACAAGGAGAGAATAATTATTTGCTAGAACTACACTTAAGAGGattaacacaaaaaataaatGTTTCTTCTAGATTCTGCCCAGAGACTTATGTATAAAGCAGTGGATCACAGTGGAAAAGATTTCCTAACATTACTTCTATTGTTGCCTTATCATCTGTTATACGCATGCTTTATCTAAAAGCTGCAtagttttatttctttcttctgaAAACAATACATAGTATTCCAGTTCAATCTTGAATAGTTAACATAAAATACTGTAAATCACCTCAATGCAAGCATTTGCAACATTAATGTGACAACTAGCAGGGAGCAAGCTTATAACAACATCAACCTGCAgacatatataaagaaaaaatgtCAAGGTTAATCCGCCATCAAATACCCCCAAGAACACAAAATAGATATCGATGtgtaaaatcctaaaatcctagtcTTCATTGACACATCAGAAAGCAATATTTAGAAATTTAAAGCTGCTTTTTCCAGCCAACTGCCATTTCAATCTCTTGTAAGAATCTCTCTTAAAGAATCAATTAAGATAACTGCATAATTATTTCCAAAATGACAATTATACCTGTGAAACATATTTATAAAGATTTTCATGATCCATCACATCAAGCTGAACTCCTCTTACATTTGGGATGCCTTTAACAATCTGCACTGATATTCTGATATCAGATCAACTATTCTTATGCAAAAACCAGTTCTGCTTCAATAATAGAACTAATGCAAAGGTAAATATTTTAgtaggaaataaaagaaaaaagaacctGTTCTGCATCCTTCAGGTAGAGAGATCCGAGAATGACTTCAACTTCAGTTAGATCCTCAAAATCATCTTCAAGCAATGTCTTATACCATTGGCTGGATGAAATTCTTCCAATTGATGATAACACTTCGGCAGCTGGTTGACAGACCCTACCAGCACCAAGAATTAAAACTGCTGCCTTCTTTTTTGAGTCAGGCACCTTATTTATGCCATTCTCTTTTACTTCACCAAGCCTAAGTGAAATTTTGCTTGGATCTTGATTTAAAAATC harbors:
- the LOC112740738 gene encoding uncharacterized protein, whose protein sequence is MFKLKNSEFPVRFLFQQALYNKNQNHHKILMAYLAGYDPCSHLSKSFSHYHSLPSSSDRGSYLSFPFLPNLVYANVFGVGRSNGFSLRGCSFDTSGGSSNRNDKIVVKANARPRIVARPLQPFLADFEQGNSVRSDGLDTTLIGASTNGTPTKLVSYRDHHLSQKVVVAVDVDEVLGNFVSALNKFIADRYSSSYSVSEYHVYEFCKIWNCSRDEADMRVHEFFKTPYFKTGIHPLPGAQKAIQKLSRFCSLSVVTSRQNVIKDHTIQWIEKNFPGLFHEIHFGNHFALDGVSRPKSEICRSLNAKVLIDDNPRYALECAEAGIRVLLFDYENSYPWAKNESVDQHPLVTKVKNWGEVEQQLLSLISS